The window CATCAATTGCAATGTCGTTAGGGGTTCCGTCTTCTTTAACGCCAGGGATGATATATGTGCCATTTCGGTCTTCTGCAGATTCTTGTGTCATACCAAACCTGTTTAATCTGGCATATGTTCCGTTGTAAATATCTCCTCCTCGTCTAATGTCTAAGAAGGCCGATAGGGTAAAGTTTTTATAGGTGAATGTATTTCTGATACCCCCGGTCCAATCTGGGTTTGGATTACCGACGCCGCCTTGAGCACCTTGTAATATTGGAACACCATTTGATCCTATGATTAATTGACCATTGTCATTTCGTTCCCATTTCGTCCCATAGAACACACCAACTGGTTCTCCAATAATGGCATAACTACCTATTGAAGTAAAGGCAGATTCAATACTTACTTCTTCTACTCCGTCGGCGAGTTCCAGTGTTTCAGAGTCATATTGTGTGTAATTAAGGTTTATATTCCAGTTAAAGTCATTGCTTTTAACAACATCACCAGATAGCTGAAGTTCGATTCCTTTGTTTTCCAAGACACCGGAGTTATCATAAGAGAATGCAAAACCTGTTGACTTGGCAATTGGCCTGCTGATTAGGATATCTTCAGTTCTTTCCTGATAATAAGTCAGATCCAGATTGATTCTGTTAAACATTCTAAGAGCGAGACCTACTTCGGTTCCGATTTTTCTTTCAGGTTTTAAATTCACATTACCTAATGTACGCGAGTAAGCAAATCCGTTCACAGAACCATAGGGGAAACTCAATCCGTTGGTAAACCCATCTGTAATGTTAGGGTTTGTAAAGAATGTTTTGTTGTTATATGGTAATGGTGTGATACCTACTTCGGCATAAGAAGCTCTTAATTTTCCAAAGTCCAGCCAGGAGTCTTTTAAGTTGAAAGTCTCAGAGAAAATCCAAGAACCGGAAATAGACGGGTAGAAGAATGTTCTGTTGTTTTCGCCAAATGTAGAACTGCTTTCATTCCTACCGGAAACAGTTAAATAAAGCTGGTTGTTGAAGTCGTACTTTAATTCAAAAAATAAAGCCGTACTAAACTCACTTTGCTCGTAATTTGAAGCATATCTGTTAGAGGCGTTGTCTAAGTTATAGTATCCGTTCTGGATGGCAAAACCTTCACCTCGGGTATACAGGTCGGCAGAATTTTTATAATATATATTATGTCCTGCCAGGTAAGAGATCAGGTTTTTAGATCCGATTTCAAATTCACCGGATAAGATAGCATCAGCATAAAAATCCTTTTTGATTAGGTCATTATAATCAACTTCACCTGAGCCATCACCGGAATTGTTCTGGAAACTGGAAACAGAAAATATTTGTCTTCTTCTGTCGCTATATGCATCTATACCTGCTTTGTATGTAAAGTTTAAATATTTGTTGAAGTTTAAACTTGCAGAGACGTTACCTATGATTCTGTTAACTTCTGAATCGAATGGGTTTCTGTATACCGTAAATAAAGGGTTGTCATAAAAACCGTTATACGAACGGTTCGTGCCATCCGGATTTTCGTATTCTCTGATATCAAAATTCGGTGATGTTCTTAAGAGTCCTAGCATTACACCCGAAAGATTACTACCGTTTTGAGCAGCTCTGTTTTTAGAGTTGATATAGGCTACTGTACCTCTGTAACTGAATACATCACTTACTTGATTAGAACCTGAAATTCTGGTTGAGATTCTTTTGTAGAATGTGTTTGGGATCATTCCTTTTTGATCAGTATGTTCTACTGAAACCCTAAAAGTCGTTTTGTCTTTACCTCCGGTTACAGATGCTGTTGTTGAATTGGTAAGACCTGTTTTAAAGAAGTTATTTACATTGTTATACGATTGAAAATTAACCCCGTCAATTTCAGGACCCCATGACGTTGAGGAATTAGGATTGTATACCCCTCCGGCACCCTGAGCGTATCTCGATTGCAGATCTGGCAACTTGTTAACTTCGTTGAATTCGATAGTTTGTGTGATTTTAACACCGAGGCCTGTTCCTTTTTTTCCTTTTTTAGTGGTGTATAATATCACTCCGTTACCAGCTCTACTACCATATAGAGCAGCGGCAGAAGCTCCTTTTAATACCGTTACAGATTCAATGTCGTCTGGGTTTATATCTATTGCCCTGTTTGAGTTGTTAACACCTTGTAGGTTAGCGTTAAACGGATAGTCGCGACCGGATGACTGGTCTGTGTCATTGTTGATAGGGACACCGTCTACAACAATCAGGGGTTGAGTTTCGCCACTGAATGTAGAAGCCCCTCTTATGACAATCTTACTTGATGCTCCGGGAGTACCTGCCGAACCAGTAACTGAAAGACCCGCTACTTTACCGGCTAAAGCTTGAACAGGGTTAACTTCCGGTATTCTTTCGAATTCATCTCCTCCAATTTCTGAAACGGCGTAACCTAAAGCTTTCTTTTCTCTTGTTATACCCAGTGCAGTTACTACAACGCCTTCAAGTTCTTCTGCTGCCACTTGCATTTGCACATTGATGACATCAGATGTTCCAACCGCCCTTTCGGATGTTTGCATGCCGACATAGGAGAATACCAATACTTGTCCGACAGAAGTGTTGATCGAGTAATTTCCATCAAAGTCAGTTTGAGTACCATTAGAGGTCCCTTTGACCAGGATGTTAACACCAGGTAATGGTAAGCCGTCTTGGTCTATAACATTACCTGAGATTGTTTTTTCTTGTGCAAGCACAACTTGCACTGCTAACACCAGAAACAGTGTTAGAAATCCACTAAACTTTGTTCTCATTTGTAAAATATTTGAATTAGTCGTTACCAAAAATGATAAAATATTGTTAAATATCCAACTGTTACTAAGTTAAAATTTGGAAAAAATTAACAAAATGCACAAAAAAAAAGGGTTTGTAACATTATTATGCGCGAATAATAATGTTTTGAATGTTTTGAGTTGAAGTTGAGTTTGGTGTATAGTTGTGGTTTGTTAAGATTGTAAAGTTGGGTTGGGAATTTTAACTTTGTTGAAAATTAATGTTTTAGGATTTGAATTGTTTAAAATATTTTCTACCTTTGCCACCCTCTAAAAAGAGGCTTTTAACAATTTAAATAATTTTTGTAAAGTAAATTATGCCAACAATTTCACAATTAGTACGAAAAGGAAGGGCCAAGATTACTAAGAAGAGTAAATCGGTTGCTTTGGATTCGTGTCCTCAAAGAAGAGGGGTTTGTACGCGTGTTTACACCACTACGCCTAAGAAGCCTAACTCAGCTATGCGTAAAGTAGCCAGGGTTCGTCTGACAAATGGTAATGAGGTGAATGCATACATCCCCGGAGAAGGTCACAACCTCCAAGAGCACTCGATAGTATTAGTAAGAGGCGGAAGGGTTAAAGACTTACCGGGTGTTAGGTATCACATTGTTCGTGGTGCTCTTGATACTGCAGGTGTAGAAGGTAGAACGCAGCGTAGATCTAAATACGGTGCAAAACGCCCAAAAGACAAAAAGTAATAACCTTTTAAGAACAAGACATGAGAAAAAGACAGGCGAAAAAGAGACCTCTTTTACCAGACCCGAAGTTTAACGATCAGTTAGTGACTCGTTTTGTAAACAACCTTATGTGGGATGGTAAAAAGTCTGTAGCTTTTAAAGTTTTTTATGATGCGATCGAAATCGTGGATCAGAAGAAACAAGATGATGAGAAAACTGCTCTTGAGTTGTGGAAGGATGCATTGTCTAATGTGATGCCTCACGTAGAAGTGCGTAGCCGTCGTGTAGGAGGTGCTACCTTTCAGATTCCTATGCAGATCAGGCCGGATAGAAAAGTTTCTATGGCTATGAAGTGGTTGATCGGTTATGCTCGTAAGCGTAATGAGAAATCAATGGCTCAGAGATTGGCTTCAGAAATCCTTGCTGCTGCTAAAGAAGAAGGTGCTGCAGTTAAGAAAAGAGTTGATACTCACAAAATGGCTGAAGCAAATAAAGCATTCTCTCACTTTAGATTTTAATCATCACAACTAGAATAAAATGGCAAGAGATTTAAAATATACAAGGAATATAGGTATCGCTGCTCATATTGATGCTGGTAAAACAACAACAACTGAGCGTATCCTTTTCTATACAGGGGTGTCTCATAAGATTGGCGAGGTACACGATGGTGCTTCTACTATGGACTGGATGGAACAGGAAGCTGAAAGAGGTATTACCATTACTTCTGCTGCGACAACCTGTGAATGGCAGTTCCCTAGTGAAAACGGTAAGCCGACTGCTGATGCAAATGCATACCGTTTCAATATTATAGATACTCCGGGACACGTTGATTTTACCGTAGAGGTGAATCGTTCATTACGTGTATTGGATGGGTTGGTTTTCTTATTTAGTGCGGTTGATGGTGTTGAGCCTCAGTCTGAGACTAACTGGAGGCTTGCGGATAACTACAAGGTGCCTCGTATGGGGTTTGTTAACAAAATGGACCGTCAGGGTTCTGACTTCCTGAATGTTTGTAAGCAAGTTCGTGAGATGTTAGGTTCAAAGGCTGTGCCGATTGTATTGCCTATAGGTGATGAAGCTGACTTTAAAGGGATTGTTGACCTGGTTAAAAACAGGGCTGTTGTCTGGCATGAAGACAACTTCGGTTCTACTTTTGATGTGGTTGATATTCCTGAAGAAATGAAAGATGAGGTTCATCAGTACAGGGCGGAGCTTATTGAGGCTGTTGCTGAGTATGATGAGTCTTTGATGGAGAAGTTCTTTGAAGATGAGGATTCTATTACTGAGGATGAGATTCATGCTGCCTTAAGAGCTGCTGTGATGGATCTTAGTATCATTCCGATGGTTTGTGGTTCTTCATTTAAGAATAAAGGTGTGCAGTTCTTGTTGGATTGTGTGTGCAGGTATTTGCCTTCTCCGTTAGACAAGGATGATATTATCGGGACAAACCCGGATACTGAGGAGGAAGTGAAAAGAAAGCCGGATCCAAGTGCGCCTTTTGCTGCATTGGCATTTAAGATTGCTACAGATCCTTTCGTAGGTCGTTTGGCATTCTTCCGTGCGTATTCAGGTCACTTAGATGCTGGTTCTTATGTTTTGAATACCCGTTCAGGTAAGAAAGAACGTATTTCCCGTATCTATCAGATGCATTCAAATAAACAAAATGCGATCGATTTTATCGAGGCCGGTGATATAGGTGCTGCTGTTGGATTTAAGGATATTAAAACCGGTGATACATTGTCTGATGAGAAACATCCTATTGTATTAGAGAGTATGGATTTCCCTGACCCGGTAATTGGTATCGCGGTTGAACCTAAGACTAAAGCTGATGTTGATAAGTTAGGTGTTGCTTTGTCTAAGTTGGCTGAAGAGGATCCGACTTTCCAGGTTAAAACTGATGAAGCTTCAGGTCAGACTATTATTTCTGGTATGGGTGAGCTTCACTTGGATATTATCGTCGACCGTCTTAGACGTGAGTTTAAGGTGGAGGTTAACCAGGGTCAGCCTCAGGTTGAGTACAAGGAAGCTATTACGGCTACTGCAGATCACAGAGAGGTTTATAAAAAACAGTCTGGTGGACGTGGTAAGTTTGCGGATATCGTATTTACTATGGAGCCTGCAGAAGAAGGTAAAACCGGTCTTGAGTTTGTTAACGTTATCAAGGGTGGTAATATTCCGAAAGAATATATTCCTTCAGTAGAGAAAGGTTTCAGGGAGGCTATGAAGAATGGTCCTCTGGCCGGATTCGAAATGGACGCCATGAAAGTTACGCTTAAAGACGGTTCTTTCCACCCGGTGGATTCAGATTCACTTTCATTCGAATTGGCTGCTAAAATGGGTTACAAATCCGCTGCAAAAGCTGCGCGTGCTGTACTTATGGAGCCGATTATGAAATTGGAGGTCCTTACTCCGGAAGAGAACATGGGTGATATCGTTGGGGATCTTAACCGTCGTCGCGGTCAGGTGAATAACATGAGTGACCGTGCGGGTGCTAAGGTTATCAAGGCGGAAGTTCCGTTATCGGAAATGTTCGGATATGTTACGTCATTAAGAACATTGTCTTCTGGTAGAGCAACTTCAACAATGGAATTTTCTCACTATGCTGAAACTCCTTCAAATATTGCTGAAGAAGTGATTAAAAATGCTAAAGGAGTTAACGCTTAATTATTAGAAAGATGAGTCAAAAAATCAGAATCAAATTAAAATCATACGATCATAATCTAGTAGATAAGTCTGCTGAGAAGATTGTTAAGACGGTAAAAACTACCGGTGCGGTTGTTACGGGGCCAATTCCTTTGCCAACTCATAAGAAGATCTTTACTGTTTTGCGTTCTCCTCACGTGAACAAAAAATCCAGAGAGCAGTTTCAGTTGAGCTCTTATAAAAGATTGTTAGATATCTACAGTTCTTCTTCTAAAACTATCGATGCTTTGATGAA of the Zhouia spongiae genome contains:
- the rpsL gene encoding 30S ribosomal protein S12 codes for the protein MPTISQLVRKGRAKITKKSKSVALDSCPQRRGVCTRVYTTTPKKPNSAMRKVARVRLTNGNEVNAYIPGEGHNLQEHSIVLVRGGRVKDLPGVRYHIVRGALDTAGVEGRTQRRSKYGAKRPKDKK
- a CDS encoding SusC/RagA family TonB-linked outer membrane protein, which produces MRTKFSGFLTLFLVLAVQVVLAQEKTISGNVIDQDGLPLPGVNILVKGTSNGTQTDFDGNYSINTSVGQVLVFSYVGMQTSERAVGTSDVINVQMQVAAEELEGVVVTALGITREKKALGYAVSEIGGDEFERIPEVNPVQALAGKVAGLSVTGSAGTPGASSKIVIRGASTFSGETQPLIVVDGVPINNDTDQSSGRDYPFNANLQGVNNSNRAIDINPDDIESVTVLKGASAAALYGSRAGNGVILYTTKKGKKGTGLGVKITQTIEFNEVNKLPDLQSRYAQGAGGVYNPNSSTSWGPEIDGVNFQSYNNVNNFFKTGLTNSTTASVTGGKDKTTFRVSVEHTDQKGMIPNTFYKRISTRISGSNQVSDVFSYRGTVAYINSKNRAAQNGSNLSGVMLGLLRTSPNFDIREYENPDGTNRSYNGFYDNPLFTVYRNPFDSEVNRIIGNVSASLNFNKYLNFTYKAGIDAYSDRRRQIFSVSSFQNNSGDGSGEVDYNDLIKKDFYADAILSGEFEIGSKNLISYLAGHNIYYKNSADLYTRGEGFAIQNGYYNLDNASNRYASNYEQSEFSTALFFELKYDFNNQLYLTVSGRNESSSTFGENNRTFFYPSISGSWIFSETFNLKDSWLDFGKLRASYAEVGITPLPYNNKTFFTNPNITDGFTNGLSFPYGSVNGFAYSRTLGNVNLKPERKIGTEVGLALRMFNRINLDLTYYQERTEDILISRPIAKSTGFAFSYDNSGVLENKGIELQLSGDVVKSNDFNWNINLNYTQYDSETLELADGVEEVSIESAFTSIGSYAIIGEPVGVFYGTKWERNDNGQLIIGSNGVPILQGAQGGVGNPNPDWTGGIRNTFTYKNFTLSAFLDIRRGGDIYNGTYARLNRFGMTQESAEDRNGTYIIPGVKEDGTPNDIAIDANTYFSSYVGDGGAAAEQFVEKVNWLRLRDVSLSYNFNKSVYSKLGLTGLQMSVSGRNLWLDTNYKGVDPETSLTGAGSNIGGLDYFNNPGSKSYRFSVSLTF
- the rpsG gene encoding 30S ribosomal protein S7, whose amino-acid sequence is MRKRQAKKRPLLPDPKFNDQLVTRFVNNLMWDGKKSVAFKVFYDAIEIVDQKKQDDEKTALELWKDALSNVMPHVEVRSRRVGGATFQIPMQIRPDRKVSMAMKWLIGYARKRNEKSMAQRLASEILAAAKEEGAAVKKRVDTHKMAEANKAFSHFRF
- the fusA gene encoding elongation factor G; the protein is MARDLKYTRNIGIAAHIDAGKTTTTERILFYTGVSHKIGEVHDGASTMDWMEQEAERGITITSAATTCEWQFPSENGKPTADANAYRFNIIDTPGHVDFTVEVNRSLRVLDGLVFLFSAVDGVEPQSETNWRLADNYKVPRMGFVNKMDRQGSDFLNVCKQVREMLGSKAVPIVLPIGDEADFKGIVDLVKNRAVVWHEDNFGSTFDVVDIPEEMKDEVHQYRAELIEAVAEYDESLMEKFFEDEDSITEDEIHAALRAAVMDLSIIPMVCGSSFKNKGVQFLLDCVCRYLPSPLDKDDIIGTNPDTEEEVKRKPDPSAPFAALAFKIATDPFVGRLAFFRAYSGHLDAGSYVLNTRSGKKERISRIYQMHSNKQNAIDFIEAGDIGAAVGFKDIKTGDTLSDEKHPIVLESMDFPDPVIGIAVEPKTKADVDKLGVALSKLAEEDPTFQVKTDEASGQTIISGMGELHLDIIVDRLRREFKVEVNQGQPQVEYKEAITATADHREVYKKQSGGRGKFADIVFTMEPAEEGKTGLEFVNVIKGGNIPKEYIPSVEKGFREAMKNGPLAGFEMDAMKVTLKDGSFHPVDSDSLSFELAAKMGYKSAAKAARAVLMEPIMKLEVLTPEENMGDIVGDLNRRRGQVNNMSDRAGAKVIKAEVPLSEMFGYVTSLRTLSSGRATSTMEFSHYAETPSNIAEEVIKNAKGVNA
- the rpsJ gene encoding 30S ribosomal protein S10, producing MSQKIRIKLKSYDHNLVDKSAEKIVKTVKTTGAVVTGPIPLPTHKKIFTVLRSPHVNKKSREQFQLSSYKRLLDIYSSSSKTIDALMKLELPSGVEVEIKV